The genomic region TCTCCATCAGACAGTCAGCAATGCGATCGGCCCCTCCGGGCTTACCCATCCGACGGCGACCATTATCAGCAATCAGTTGCAGTCGGTCGGGATCGCGCAGGAGCGATCGCACGATCTCGGCAACCTCCCTTGGTTGTTTCGCTAAAATTAGCGATGGCCCCAATAGGCGAGTTTGAGCTTCTGCGAAGGCGGGGGTAAATTGGGGGCCTTTACCTGGGATTGCGATCGCCGGTTTGCCTAATCCCACAAACTGTTCTGTAGCGGTTCCAGCCATCGCAATAGCAAAGTCTCCTTGCTGCAAGCAATCCCCAAACGCTCGCTGAGTCAAGATCAGGGTGGATTTTCCCTGGGTAAACACCGATGCCGTAGGGTCGTTAATTGGCAGCTGGGATTCCTCAAGTTGCGGAGATTGCAGACGCCAGCCTTCTGCTTCCAAGGCTGACCGTAAAGGATCTAAGCTTAGTACTGGTGCGATCGCGCCCAGAAACAGCACTGTGCGGTCGCGAAACCCTTCCATCACCCCAGTTAGAGCCGGGAGGATTTGCTGCCAATTTGCGTAGGCTTCCGGGGCTCTGGAACCGGGGAGTAAAGTGATTGTGAGCGATCGCGCTTGCTCCACTTTCTCAGCATCTGAGGAATAAAAAACCGCCCTTGGACTCTCAGGCTCAAGGTCATCCATCATCGGATTTCCCAAATCAAAAGCCGGGATTGACCATTTCTGCAACATTTCGCTAGTCAGACTATCTCTAGGAAACACTGCTTTACAACGCTTGCGACTCATCAGCCAACGTTCCCAAGGCAGATAAACCGACCCCGACCAACCTTCCCTGCGCTGCATCTGGGATTTCCTCGGCAGCGGGCCAGCTTCATCCCGCAGATAATATTCCGATTTGGCGGTGCCGACGAAGGCATAAGGAGCCCCACTCAACCAAGCAAGCAACAAGGGGACAATATCCCCCACGGCTAAGATAGTTCCGCCCTGTTGTTTCCAAGCCTGTACTGCCCTAAACTGCCACCAGAGCAGTTGGAGTAAGCCGCTCCGTAAATCTCGCCACAAATGACGCCCATCCATATAAATAAAGCCACCGGAGGGCATTTTCCGCGTCGGTGCGATGAGGGGAATTCCTAGCTCGGTGTAGGCTTGGCCTTCGCCAACTATAGGTAGGGCTGCTATTTTTGGGGCATTGGGACGCTGCTGTAGTTCTTTCAATATCCGAACAGCGATCGCATCCTCCCCATGACCATTACTCAGGCAAAGTAACTTCATCAATTATAACCGGGCATTGGGCATTGGAAAATTGGCTCTTCTGTACTGACTATGCTATTTGAGTTCTTGAGCAGAGGGGCGCTTGAGCAGAGGGGCACTTGTGCAGAGGGGCACTTGTGCAGGGGAGAAAAGAAATAAAAATGTTCTTAAATTGAACAAAAGCATAGGAACTCCGAAAGAGCCAATTACCCTAGCTTTTCTTCGGTGGTATTGGGGATGATGAGCGTGGAAACAGAGAACCAGGAGGCGTTTTTAGTGCAAGCGGTGGGGAGTCAGCTTGTTGCAGCTGTTGGCGTCCGTTACGGATTATACGCTGCATATCGTTCAACTGCTGCTCAATATTATTGAGAACCCTTTCGGCATATTCATCAGCGCCGTTTTGAATGGCATCAGCTTCTGAAATGGCTTTAGCGCGGATCTCCTCCAGTTCCTCTTGAGCTTCCCGGTGCAAACGTTCGATTTCAGCCAGAGTCTGTTCTTGTGCAGCACCGCACTCATTCTGTACCATTTGCCAGAGTTGCTGCGCCTCTTGTTTTGCCTGCCGAACAATACCCGTGTCATCTAAAATCTGTGCGGCGCGTTGCTGGGCCGTCTCAATGATTTTATGGGCGTATTGTTCCGCTTGCTGAAGCAACTCTTCCTTCTCCCGGATAATCGCTTCTGCTTCTTCAAAAGCATTTGGCAAATTTAGCCGGATGAGATCTAGCTGTTCTAACAGATGTTCTTCATCAACTAACGTACGACGAGTCAGGGGAATGCGTGGACTATCGAGAATCATCTCCTCCATACGGTTGAGTTCTCGCTGAATATCTACACCTGCTGTTCCACGTTGGGACAGTTCATCCTGAGAGCTGGGTTCGTCGATGTCGGGGCTGATTCGGGGTGGGTTTTGGCGTAACATTTGTTGTAAATATCTTTTGCAACGTGCTTGGGAACAAGATGATCGACAGAGCCGCCAAATCTTGCTATCTCTTTTACCACGCTACTGCTTAAAAAACCATATTCAGTCGAGGTAGCCAGAAAAACTGTCTCGATTTTATCCGATAGTGTCTTATTGGTATGCGCCATCTGCAACTCTTTCTCAAAGTCAGAAAGCACTCGCAGACCCCGGATAATTACAACGGCTTGCCGTATTTGGGCATAATTTACGGTAAGACCGTCAAAGCTGTCTACCTCTATGTTGGGCAGATGTTGCGTGGATATGCGAATCTGGTCAAG from Argonema galeatum A003/A1 harbors:
- a CDS encoding DivIVA domain-containing protein, which translates into the protein MLRQNPPRISPDIDEPSSQDELSQRGTAGVDIQRELNRMEEMILDSPRIPLTRRTLVDEEHLLEQLDLIRLNLPNAFEEAEAIIREKEELLQQAEQYAHKIIETAQQRAAQILDDTGIVRQAKQEAQQLWQMVQNECGAAQEQTLAEIERLHREAQEELEEIRAKAISEADAIQNGADEYAERVLNNIEQQLNDMQRIIRNGRQQLQQADSPPLALKTPPGSLFPRSSSPIPPKKS
- a CDS encoding lipid-A-disaccharide synthase-related protein, encoding MKLLCLSNGHGEDAIAVRILKELQQRPNAPKIAALPIVGEGQAYTELGIPLIAPTRKMPSGGFIYMDGRHLWRDLRSGLLQLLWWQFRAVQAWKQQGGTILAVGDIVPLLLAWLSGAPYAFVGTAKSEYYLRDEAGPLPRKSQMQRREGWSGSVYLPWERWLMSRKRCKAVFPRDSLTSEMLQKWSIPAFDLGNPMMDDLEPESPRAVFYSSDAEKVEQARSLTITLLPGSRAPEAYANWQQILPALTGVMEGFRDRTVLFLGAIAPVLSLDPLRSALEAEGWRLQSPQLEESQLPINDPTASVFTQGKSTLILTQRAFGDCLQQGDFAIAMAGTATEQFVGLGKPAIAIPGKGPQFTPAFAEAQTRLLGPSLILAKQPREVAEIVRSLLRDPDRLQLIADNGRRRMGKPGGADRIADCLMEKLLE
- the coaD gene encoding pantetheine-phosphate adenylyltransferase translates to MIAIYPGSFDPITLGHLDVIQRGCKLFERVVVAVLRNPNKMPMFTVQERLDQIRISTQHLPNIEVDSFDGLTVNYAQIRQAVVIIRGLRVLSDFEKELQMAHTNKTLSDKIETVFLATSTEYGFLSSSVVKEIARFGGSVDHLVPKHVAKDIYNKCYAKTHPESAPTSTNPALRMNCPNVEQQV